The Sphaerospermopsis torques-reginae ITEP-024 genome has a window encoding:
- the purS gene encoding phosphoribosylformylglycinamidine synthase subunit PurS, translated as MQRKYLAKIFVTLRPSVLDPAGVAVQTSLKQMGHETVEQVRIGKYIELTTIAPDEATANQDVKNMCEELLANIVIENYRFDLIEVESQTGVF; from the coding sequence ATGCAAAGGAAGTATTTAGCTAAAATTTTCGTGACTCTTCGGCCTTCTGTTTTAGATCCTGCTGGTGTAGCCGTACAAACTAGCTTAAAACAAATGGGACATGAAACCGTTGAACAAGTCAGAATTGGTAAATATATTGAATTAACCACTATTGCACCAGATGAAGCTACAGCAAATCAAGATGTGAAAAATATGTGTGAGGAACTGTTAGCAAATATTGTGATAGAAAATTATCGTTTTGATTTGATTGAAGTAGAATCTCAAACTGGTGTTTTTTAG
- the purQ gene encoding phosphoribosylformylglycinamidine synthase subunit PurQ, translated as MKFGVLVFPGSNCDRDSAYVTRDLVGQPTRMVWHQETDISDIDVIIVPGGFSYGDYLRCGAIARFSPVMREVVNHAQQGKFVIGICNGFQVLTEAGLLPGALTRNENLHFICDRSPLKVERNNLPWTQNYTQDEVINLPIAHGEGRFYADKDTLAAIEDNGQVVFRYHGENPNGSLNNIAGICNLQGNVLGMMPHPERAADAVLGNTDGLQLFTGLLGKVAALV; from the coding sequence ATGAAATTCGGTGTTTTAGTTTTTCCTGGTTCTAATTGTGACCGTGATTCCGCGTATGTGACTAGAGACTTAGTCGGACAACCAACGCGGATGGTTTGGCATCAAGAGACTGATATTAGTGATATAGATGTAATTATAGTCCCTGGGGGCTTTAGTTACGGTGATTATTTGCGTTGTGGGGCGATCGCTCGTTTTTCTCCTGTGATGCGGGAAGTGGTTAATCATGCACAACAAGGTAAATTTGTCATCGGTATTTGTAATGGTTTTCAGGTATTAACAGAGGCTGGTTTGTTACCTGGTGCATTGACGAGAAATGAGAACTTGCATTTTATTTGCGATCGCTCTCCGTTGAAAGTTGAGCGTAATAATTTACCTTGGACTCAGAATTATACTCAAGATGAAGTAATTAATTTACCTATCGCCCACGGAGAAGGGCGATTTTACGCAGATAAAGACACTTTAGCAGCAATTGAAGATAACGGACAAGTGGTATTTCGTTATCACGGAGAAAACCCCAACGGATCATTAAATAACATTGCAGGGATTTGCAATTTGCAAGGTAATGTGTTAGGAATGATGCCACATCCTGAACGCGCAGCAGATGCAGTATTAGGTAATACTGATGGTTTGCAATTATTTACGGGTTTGTTAGGTAAAGTTGCAGCGTTAGTATAG
- a CDS encoding helicase-related protein, translated as MTAKIADDLGRLFEVGFNIGILSYIHKNNIKNHFGNLYSQDLQNLRFAEIKKTIVKKVIGKLEREIAETWCQFFVQKGFLCGLNFFREYLKSLGCREKTNLQYLEVIYFQCRFNGENSIGTHEVDETQWFKNVLSQFENLNVNYGNIQNYKQRGDFLNADSLMLLKYRNNYRVLCLDLSVFSIHTDDDLQNIDYVEIIRGLLLRDINYLRSKSVFSKLRIDTESLGLDFSPGLKEYFTAFKSKDKESAKLIQAGSYIYSFCQFLQENSLLPHISKLVCNAVGYSDRSFNTISIPGNNLELFHTCYQIYQKHDKKEEITDARYRVLQNIQVNAHRSFQQGRNLVDSLLNITPNTINILPRHTETITDFYNSVSPVPSELISSLSLTGNPNFRQAHNQLIKRYLLSENTYIFLTGNPGIGKTTAIVDFLTQYQNDGFLLLYVSPRKQVNLDIIEKFKDRKTGRLVNEQIFAINTHSNLIQDNGGKLSVAYTSNQYQEDFTLGNVHFLNSENIERKSQRQDRLQQITDDTFQDTGTKNKGVLQSICEGLYYLIKYQKSNQIIATASTQSLKKTDYGDTLKHLEKIFQDAYSTRENKVFPEKMRNISRRIKHLFIMIDEITGDEGGVEFLEGIKKMVKTYQLTKPENGFNTKIIVADASIVDKNVICQHLEDTSPEPNKVYFRTASANIQPLSVESFTFKGSPAIIINTNTYPAKNLTINYQIIIESCRFTNRVKLKDKSDLEKISQEEIFKDIKNLFEKPDVEQFIVYIQNKPKLSELIDKIQSELGRDKFVKNTHFLEIHANISEAEKQEIKKHQENVKVVFMTASGSRGLSFPKAKHILVEIPKFEIEKNLMEIIQVIYRGRGNDIIDNQDKYLTFYLAERSVYYQDDPEISIKENSLNLLNLLLILKASIMTRIQGYGNIGRKNYLLIPIGGKSVFAAGDTFSSKIENLITQLKKEYNRNKSHTSLKDAYTKLELLMGDGDFIVAKNTEESYLKIRENFNNTFLEVAKTFDRLLDFTPLELGYISGGLLIVPCQNIQESYQMRFLDVQNYANRELWNNLKSISKNQIYPESLTFAVKDAIELVEKLINAPEKTQNYIQKSQHTDQYYALPLFAFISGEVMKEYFSSKLEEPEDQRFKDILSIYIRSLYPVGNILPIGHNYKEFPFVVFRSYSLEEMRNKLFTEKYLLNSQELNVINLILSQN; from the coding sequence ATGACTGCAAAAATAGCGGATGATTTGGGAAGGTTGTTTGAGGTTGGTTTTAATATTGGGATTTTATCTTATATCCATAAAAATAATATCAAAAATCATTTTGGTAATTTATATAGTCAGGATTTGCAAAATCTCAGGTTTGCGGAAATTAAGAAGACTATTGTTAAGAAAGTTATTGGTAAATTAGAACGAGAAATAGCGGAAACTTGGTGTCAGTTTTTTGTACAAAAGGGTTTTTTGTGTGGTTTAAATTTCTTTCGGGAGTATCTTAAATCTCTGGGATGTCGTGAGAAAACAAACTTGCAATATTTGGAGGTGATCTATTTTCAATGTCGCTTTAATGGTGAAAATAGTATTGGTACTCATGAAGTTGATGAAACACAATGGTTTAAAAATGTTCTGTCGCAGTTTGAAAATCTCAATGTAAATTATGGGAATATTCAAAATTATAAACAACGCGGTGATTTTCTCAACGCTGATAGTTTGATGTTGTTGAAATATAGGAATAATTACCGGGTTTTATGTCTTGATTTATCGGTGTTTTCTATTCACACTGATGATGATTTACAAAATATTGATTATGTGGAAATTATTAGAGGTTTATTATTACGAGATATCAATTATTTACGTTCTAAAAGTGTGTTTTCTAAGTTGCGTATTGATACGGAATCTCTGGGTTTAGATTTTTCTCCCGGTTTAAAGGAATATTTCACCGCTTTTAAATCTAAGGATAAGGAAAGTGCTAAATTAATTCAAGCGGGTAGTTATATTTATAGTTTCTGTCAGTTTTTACAAGAAAATTCTCTTCTTCCTCATATTTCTAAGTTGGTTTGTAATGCAGTGGGATATAGCGATCGCTCTTTTAATACTATTTCTATTCCGGGAAATAATCTAGAACTTTTTCACACCTGTTATCAAATTTATCAAAAACATGATAAAAAGGAAGAAATAACCGACGCACGTTATCGCGTTTTACAAAATATTCAAGTTAACGCACATCGCAGTTTTCAACAAGGTAGAAATCTGGTTGACTCTCTCCTCAACATTACCCCCAATACCATCAATATTTTACCACGTCATACAGAAACGATTACCGACTTTTATAACTCTGTTTCTCCCGTACCATCTGAGTTAATTTCTAGTTTAAGTTTAACCGGAAATCCCAATTTTAGACAAGCGCACAACCAACTAATTAAAAGATATCTGCTTTCAGAAAATACCTACATCTTCCTAACAGGAAATCCCGGAATCGGAAAAACTACTGCTATTGTTGATTTTCTGACTCAATATCAAAATGATGGTTTCCTTTTATTATACGTCAGTCCCCGGAAACAAGTCAATCTTGATATCATTGAAAAATTCAAAGATCGCAAAACTGGAAGATTAGTAAATGAGCAAATTTTTGCTATCAATACTCACAGTAATTTGATTCAAGATAATGGTGGTAAACTCTCGGTTGCTTATACATCAAACCAATATCAAGAAGATTTTACTTTAGGAAATGTGCATTTTCTCAACAGTGAAAATATTGAGAGAAAATCACAACGTCAAGATAGACTGCAACAAATTACAGATGATACTTTTCAAGATACAGGAACAAAAAATAAAGGAGTTTTACAGAGTATTTGTGAAGGTTTATATTACCTCATCAAATATCAAAAATCTAATCAAATTATTGCAACCGCTTCTACCCAGTCTTTGAAAAAAACTGATTATGGTGATACTTTAAAACATTTAGAAAAAATCTTTCAAGACGCATACAGTACCAGAGAAAATAAAGTCTTTCCTGAAAAGATGCGAAATATATCCCGCAGAATTAAACATCTATTTATTATGATAGATGAAATTACCGGAGATGAGGGAGGAGTGGAATTTTTAGAAGGTATTAAAAAAATGGTGAAAACCTATCAGTTAACCAAACCGGAAAATGGTTTTAATACTAAAATTATTGTCGCGGATGCTTCTATTGTGGATAAAAATGTCATTTGTCAACATTTAGAAGACACTTCTCCCGAACCGAATAAGGTGTATTTTAGAACCGCATCTGCAAATATTCAACCTTTATCTGTAGAAAGTTTCACTTTTAAAGGTTCACCCGCTATCATTATTAATACTAACACCTATCCTGCAAAAAATTTAACTATAAATTATCAAATCATCATAGAATCTTGTCGTTTTACTAATAGAGTTAAATTAAAAGATAAATCGGATTTAGAAAAAATATCCCAGGAAGAAATTTTTAAAGATATCAAAAATCTCTTTGAAAAACCCGATGTAGAACAATTTATAGTTTACATCCAAAATAAACCCAAATTATCAGAACTTATAGATAAAATTCAATCAGAGTTAGGAAGAGATAAATTTGTCAAAAATACCCACTTCCTAGAAATACACGCGAATATTTCAGAAGCGGAAAAACAAGAAATTAAAAAACATCAAGAAAACGTCAAAGTTGTATTTATGACTGCTTCTGGTAGTCGCGGTTTATCCTTCCCCAAAGCGAAACATATATTAGTCGAAATTCCTAAATTTGAAATTGAAAAAAACCTGATGGAAATAATTCAGGTTATTTACCGAGGACGGGGAAATGATATCATAGATAATCAAGATAAATACCTGACATTTTATTTAGCTGAACGTTCAGTTTATTATCAAGATGATCCAGAAATATCTATTAAAGAAAACTCTCTAAATTTATTAAATCTCCTCTTAATTCTCAAAGCATCTATCATGACTAGGATTCAAGGTTATGGTAATATCGGAAGGAAGAATTATTTACTTATCCCCATCGGTGGAAAATCAGTTTTTGCTGCGGGAGATACCTTTTCTAGTAAAATTGAAAATCTCATTACCCAACTGAAAAAAGAATATAACCGTAATAAAAGTCATACTTCCTTAAAAGACGCATACACAAAACTGGAATTATTAATGGGTGACGGTGATTTTATCGTTGCTAAAAATACGGAAGAGAGTTATTTAAAGATTAGGGAAAATTTTAATAATACATTTTTAGAAGTTGCGAAAACTTTTGATCGGTTATTAGATTTTACACCTTTAGAACTAGGTTATATTAGTGGAGGATTATTAATTGTACCCTGTCAAAATATCCAAGAATCTTACCAAATGCGTTTTTTAGATGTTCAAAACTATGCAAATAGAGAATTATGGAATAATTTAAAAAGCATTAGTAAAAATCAAATCTATCCCGAAAGTCTCACTTTTGCGGTAAAAGATGCAATAGAATTAGTAGAAAAGTTAATCAATGCACCGGAAAAAACTCAGAATTATATTCAAAAAAGTCAACATACAGATCAATATTATGCTTTACCACTATTTGCATTTATTAGTGGTGAAGTGATGAAAGAATATTTTTCAAGTAAACTAGAAGAACCGGAAGATCAACGTTTTAAAGATATCCTATCTATATATATTCGTTCTTTGTATCCGGTGGGTAATATTTTACCGATAGGACATAATTATAAAGAATTTCCTTTTGTGGTATTTAGAAGTTATAGTTTGGAGGAAATGAGAAATAAATTGTTTACAGAAAAATATTTGTTAAATTCTCAGGAATTAAATGTTATTAATTTAATTCTTTCTCAAAATTAA
- the nth gene encoding endonuclease III — MTTKNLSKLSKKQRALEILSRLHRLYPDATCSLNYETPVQLLVATILSAQCTDERVNKVTPALFSRFPDAESLANADILELEELVRSTGFYRNKAKNIKAACRMIVEDFNSVVPNKMEELLKLPGVARKTANVVLAHAYGINAGVTVDTHVKRLSQRLGLTKNTEPINIEKDLMKLLPQPDWENWSIRLIYHGRTVCKARSPGCDVCELVDVCAKNLGNGND; from the coding sequence GTGACTACTAAAAATTTATCCAAATTATCCAAAAAGCAACGCGCTTTAGAAATTCTCTCCCGTCTCCATCGTCTTTATCCTGATGCGACTTGTTCTTTAAATTATGAAACTCCGGTACAATTATTAGTAGCAACAATTCTTTCTGCACAATGCACAGATGAACGAGTGAATAAAGTTACTCCAGCTTTATTTAGTCGGTTTCCTGATGCAGAAAGTTTAGCAAATGCGGATATTTTAGAATTAGAAGAATTAGTTCGTTCCACGGGTTTTTATCGCAATAAAGCGAAAAATATTAAAGCTGCTTGTCGGATGATAGTTGAAGATTTTAACTCAGTTGTTCCCAATAAAATGGAAGAATTATTAAAACTTCCCGGAGTTGCGAGAAAAACTGCAAATGTGGTTTTAGCGCACGCTTATGGTATTAATGCAGGCGTGACAGTAGATACTCATGTGAAGCGGTTAAGTCAAAGATTGGGGTTAACAAAAAATACTGAACCTATTAATATTGAAAAAGATTTAATGAAATTATTACCTCAACCAGATTGGGAAAATTGGTCTATTAGATTAATATATCATGGTCGTACAGTTTGTAAAGCACGTTCTCCTGGTTGTGATGTTTGCGAGTTGGTTGATGTGTGTGCGAAGAATTTAGGAAATGGAAATGATTAA
- the rseP gene encoding RIP metalloprotease RseP codes for MSVLAAIAVLAILILVHELGHFIAARSQGIYANRFSLGFGPTLLKYQGSQTEYTIRAFPLGGFVGFPDDDPDSEIPPNDPNLLRNRPILDRAIVISAGVIANLIFAYFVLALQIGIVGIPQEFQYQPGVLVKPVNEQSIAYQAGIRAGDIVLSVNGQELTASKDSTLLLTKEIQTHPNQQLNLKIQRQNQEIPLKLTPTESADGKGLVGIELGPNGQAVYRRPQNPIEIFTVAADRFQQLFIGTIKGFGQLITNFQQTASQVSGPVNIVKIGAKLAADNSANLLSFAAIISINLAIINILPLPALDGGQLAFLLIEGLLGKPLPAKIQEGVMQTGLVLLLGLGIFLIFKETLQLEFVQQIFQNL; via the coding sequence ATGTCAGTTTTAGCAGCGATCGCCGTCTTGGCAATTTTGATCTTAGTACACGAGTTAGGACATTTTATAGCCGCACGTTCTCAAGGTATCTACGCTAACCGCTTTTCTTTGGGTTTTGGTCCCACCCTCTTAAAATACCAAGGATCACAAACAGAATACACCATCCGCGCTTTCCCCTTGGGTGGTTTTGTTGGTTTTCCCGACGATGATCCAGATAGCGAAATTCCCCCCAATGATCCCAACTTATTGCGGAATCGTCCTATTTTAGATCGGGCGATCGTCATTAGCGCCGGTGTGATAGCAAACTTAATATTTGCTTATTTTGTTCTCGCTTTGCAAATAGGTATTGTTGGTATTCCCCAAGAATTTCAATATCAACCTGGTGTACTTGTTAAACCTGTTAATGAACAATCAATAGCTTACCAAGCTGGTATTCGCGCAGGTGATATTGTTCTTAGCGTCAATGGTCAGGAACTAACTGCTAGTAAAGATTCTACCTTATTGCTGACCAAAGAAATTCAAACCCATCCAAATCAGCAACTTAACCTCAAAATTCAGCGTCAAAATCAAGAAATACCTTTGAAATTAACCCCTACAGAAAGTGCTGATGGTAAAGGTTTAGTGGGAATTGAATTAGGACCAAATGGACAAGCTGTTTATCGTCGTCCCCAAAATCCTATAGAAATTTTTACCGTTGCTGCTGATAGATTTCAACAGTTATTTATTGGTACAATCAAAGGATTTGGACAGCTAATAACTAATTTTCAACAAACAGCTAGTCAGGTTTCAGGACCTGTGAATATTGTGAAAATTGGTGCTAAATTAGCAGCAGATAATAGTGCAAATTTGCTATCTTTTGCGGCAATAATTAGTATTAATTTAGCCATCATCAATATTTTACCTCTCCCTGCTTTAGATGGTGGACAATTAGCTTTTCTTTTGATTGAAGGTTTACTTGGTAAACCCTTACCAGCCAAAATTCAAGAAGGTGTCATGCAAACAGGTTTAGTCCTACTTTTAGGATTAGGTATTTTCTTGATTTTCAAAGAAACTCTGCAACTAGAATTTGTGCAACAAATATTCCAGAACTTGTAA
- a CDS encoding DUF29 domain-containing protein: MTLTWDELVFQSPYLAVKKAKELLKEGKMAEVDQILESLAESMGRSEKRAVISQLTRLMLHIIKWKCQPEKRSASWVISIRSARREIADSQEEMPSLNREFLESIWDKCFTSAKQDARDEMGKKPEITALTWEDVFAENYTIWEDEK, from the coding sequence ATGACATTAACATGGGATGAACTGGTATTTCAATCACCATACTTAGCAGTGAAAAAAGCAAAGGAATTGCTAAAGGAGGGAAAAATGGCAGAAGTTGATCAGATTTTAGAGAGTTTAGCAGAGTCAATGGGAAGATCAGAAAAAAGAGCAGTTATTAGTCAATTAACTCGATTGATGTTACATATAATTAAATGGAAATGTCAACCTGAAAAACGTAGTGCTAGTTGGGTAATTTCCATTCGTTCAGCAAGAAGAGAAATTGCTGATAGTCAAGAAGAAATGCCTAGTCTTAATCGAGAGTTTTTAGAATCTATTTGGGATAAATGTTTTACATCTGCTAAACAAGATGCTAGGGATGAAATGGGTAAAAAACCAGAAATTACTGCTTTAACTTGGGAGGATGTATTTGCAGAAAATTATACAATTTGGGAGGATGAAAAATAA
- a CDS encoding PIN domain-containing protein — translation MEIVEFSQDAAVIYGVIRSDLESKGLVIGQMDMLIAAHAISLGVTLVTNNIREFSRIPDLLLENWVE, via the coding sequence TTGGAAATTGTAGAATTTAGTCAAGATGCAGCCGTAATTTATGGAGTTATCAGAAGTGATTTAGAAAGTAAAGGTCTTGTTATTGGACAAATGGATATGTTAATTGCTGCCCATGCAATAAGTTTAGGTGTCACCCTAGTTACTAACAATATCCGCGAATTTTCTCGCATCCCTGATTTATTATTAGAAAATTGGGTTGAGTAA
- a CDS encoding type II toxin-antitoxin system VapC family toxin, with translation MQYILDTNICIYLIKQKTEKVISKFKTLSISDIGISSITVAELE, from the coding sequence ATGCAATATATTCTGGATACTAACATCTGTATTTATCTGATTAAGCAAAAGACAGAAAAAGTAATATCAAAATTTAAAACTTTGTCAATTTCTGATATTGGCATTTCTTCAATTACCGTTGCTGAATTAGAATAG
- a CDS encoding antitoxin, whose product MNTARLSSDGTHQTVILPPDFQMTGTEVYIKKIGNAIILISKDNPWQTLIDSLDQFSDDFMNNRDQLPISQREEF is encoded by the coding sequence ATGAATACAGCTAGACTTAGCAGTGATGGTACTCATCAAACAGTGATATTACCACCAGATTTTCAAATGACAGGAACAGAAGTTTATATCAAAAAAATTGGTAATGCAATTATTCTGATTAGTAAAGATAACCCTTGGCAAACTTTAATTGATAGTTTAGATCAATTTTCCGATGATTTCATGAACAATAGAGATCAACTTCCTATCTCTCAAAGAGAGGAATTTTAA
- a CDS encoding Txe/YoeB family addiction module toxin, which translates to MVTWKLVYTKQAQKDAKKLAASNLKDKAQTLLDIIAINPFQNPPPYEKLVGNLEGAYSRRINIQHRLVYEVIEDENTIKVLRMWTHYE; encoded by the coding sequence GTGGTAACCTGGAAATTAGTTTATACTAAACAAGCTCAGAAAGATGCTAAAAAATTAGCAGCAAGTAATTTGAAAGATAAAGCGCAAACTTTACTTGATATTATTGCTATTAACCCTTTTCAAAATCCTCCACCTTATGAAAAGTTAGTAGGAAATTTAGAAGGTGCGTATTCACGAAGAATTAATATTCAACATCGTTTAGTATATGAAGTGATTGAAGATGAAAATACTATCAAAGTTTTACGAATGTGGACGCATTATGAGTAG
- a CDS encoding type II toxin-antitoxin system Phd/YefM family antitoxin, whose amino-acid sequence MISINQAQQQLQDLIDSVNQSHQPIIIAGENSNAVLLSESDWKSIQETLYLLSIPGMRESIKEGLATSIEDCDEELEW is encoded by the coding sequence ATGATTTCAATTAATCAAGCACAACAACAACTACAGGATTTAATTGATTCAGTCAATCAATCCCATCAACCTATTATAATTGCAGGAGAAAATAGCAACGCAGTTTTATTATCTGAAAGTGACTGGAAATCTATCCAAGAAACTCTTTATTTGCTTTCTATTCCAGGGATGAGAGAATCAATTAAAGAAGGATTAGCAACATCAATAGAAGACTGTGATGAGGAATTAGAGTGGTAA
- a CDS encoding PIN domain-containing protein, whose protein sequence is MSEVVLDASAILALLNQEPGSEEVLKFIGKAAISTVNLSEVIAKLADAGIPDNDIILIINNLNLEVINFNEEQALKAGILRPITKSIGLSFGDRACLALGIFLNQPVLTADRLWSNLSVGIEVRILR, encoded by the coding sequence ATGAGTGAAGTTGTTTTAGATGCTTCTGCAATTTTAGCTTTACTCAATCAAGAACCTGGAAGCGAAGAAGTGTTAAAATTTATTGGGAAAGCTGCAATTAGTACAGTTAATTTATCTGAAGTAATAGCCAAATTAGCAGATGCAGGAATACCAGACAACGATATTATTCTAATCATAAATAATCTGAATCTGGAAGTGATTAATTTCAATGAAGAACAAGCATTAAAAGCGGGAATTTTACGACCAATTACTAAATCAATTGGACTTTCATTTGGTGATAGAGCTTGTTTAGCATTAGGTATTTTTCTCAATCAACCTGTTTTAACTGCTGACCGTTTATGGAGTAATCTTAGCGTGGGAATTGAAGTGAGAATATTACGTTAG